A genomic window from Populus nigra chromosome 7, ddPopNigr1.1, whole genome shotgun sequence includes:
- the LOC133699886 gene encoding geranylgeranyl diphosphate reductase, chloroplastic-like produces MAALTLTHNLLFAPTPPLKTLKPHQKPKPHNLTIAATSISGRKLRAAVIGGGPAGSSAAEALAAGGVETFLFERSPSTAKPCGGAIPLCMIDEFSIPLHLVDRHVTRMKIISPSNLTVDFGSRTLKSHEFIPMLRREVLDSFLRSRAQSNGAHFITGLVTDIEVPDFFSSKPYVIHHTINNRKQSLAVDLIVGADGANSRVAKIIDAGNYSCAIAFQERIKLPDEKMEYYQDLAEMYVGNDVSPDFYAWVFPKCDHVAVGTGTVCARQNIKVYQRGIRERVREKIKGGKVIKVEAHPIPEHPRPRRVRGRVALVGDAAGYVTKCSGEGIYFAAKSGRMCGEAIVKASEGGEKMISEEDLKREYLREWDRKYVNTFRFLDLLQKVFYGSNVGREALVELCGDEYVQRMTFDSYLYKKLATGDRWGDVKLVLNTFGSLMRCKVLGREMEALKL; encoded by the coding sequence ATGGCTGCATTAACACTAACACACAACCTTCTTTTCGCTCCAACCCCACCtctcaaaaccctaaaaccccacCAAAAACCAAAACCCCACAACCTAACCATCGCCGCCACCTCCATCTCCGGCCGCAAACTCCGCGCCGCCGTGATAGGCGGTGGTCCAGCTGGTTCCTCCGCCGCAGAAGCATTAGCAGCAGGCGGAGTGGAAACTTTCCTCTTCGAACGCAGCCCTTCCACAGCTAAGCCATGCGGTGGGGCTATCCCTCTCTGTATGATCGACGAGTTTTCCATCCCTCTTCACCTCGTGGACCGACATGTCACTCGCATGAAGATCATCTCTCCTTCGAATCTGACCGTTGATTTCGGTTCCAGGACTTTAAAGTCTCACGAGTTTATCCCCATGTTGCGCCGCGAAGTACTGGATTCTTTTCTCCGATCTCGCGCTCAATCCAACGGTGCTCATTTTATCACTGGCCTCGTAACGGATATTGAGGtgcctgattttttttcttccaaacccTATGTTATCCACCACACGATTAATAATCGTAAACAATCGTTAGCCGTTGATTTGATTGTTGGTGCTGATGGAGCCAATAGCAGGGTAGCGAAGATTATTGATGCTGGGAACTACAGTTGTGCCATTGCGTTCCAGGAGAGAATCAAATTGCCGGATGAGAAAATGGAGTATTATCAAGATCTCGCGGAAATGTATGTCGGGAATGACGTGTCGCCTGATTTTTATGCGTGGGTGTTTCCAAAATGTGACCACGTGGCGGTGGGGACAGGTACGGTGTGTGCGAGGCAGAATATTAAGGTGTATCAAAGAGGGATTAGGGAGAGGGTCAGGGAGAAGATTAAGGGTGGGAAAGTGATTAAAGTGGAGGCGCACCCGATCCCCGAGCACCCACGCCCGAGGCGCGTGCGTGGACGTGTGGCGCTTGTAGGGGATGCAGCGGGGTATGTGACCAAGTGTTCAGGAGAAGGGATATATTTTGCGGCGAAATCAGGGAGAATGTGTGGGGAGGCTATTGTGAAGGCTTCGGAAGGAGGGGAGAAAATGATTAGTGAGGAGGACTTGAAGAGGGAGTACTTGAGAGAATGGGACAGGAAGTATGTGAATACATTTAGGTTTTTGGATCTGTTGCAAAAAGTGTTTTATGGGAGTAATGTGGGTAGAGAAGCCTTGGTGGAGTTATGTGGGGATGAGTATGTGCAGAGGATGACATTTGATAGTTACTTGTATAAAAAGTTGGCTACTGGAGATAGATGGGGTGATGTGAAATTGGTTTTGAATACTTTTGGGAGTTTGATGAGATGTAAGGTTTTAGGAAGGGAGATGGAGGCTTTGAAGCTGTAA
- the LOC133699887 gene encoding uncharacterized protein LOC133699887, translating into MSRIGTLEEDLVELVRKVESMIVLKRREIDRKAQMAQKIENLMVELTLEKEKNFKLKMELETVREGTVEKGLAELKGQVESMNVLLRREADGKAQMVQKIENLMEEMILEKEKNFKLKMILETINFVSSGATTAASIV; encoded by the coding sequence ATGAGTAGAATAGGAACTCTTGAGGAGGATTTGGTGGAATTAGTGAGGAAAGTGGAAAGTATGATTGTTCTGAAACGAAGGGAGATTGATAGAAAGGCACAGATGGCGcaaaaaattgagaatttaatGGTGGAGTTGACCCTTGAGAAGGAAAAGAACTTCAAGTTAAAGATGGAATTGGAGACTGTCAGAGAAGGAACTGTTGAGAAGGGTTTAGCGGAATTAAAGGGGCAAGTGGAGAGCATGAATGTTCTGTTACGAAGGGAGGCTGATGGAAAGGCACAGATGGTGCAAAAAATTGAGAATCTGATGGAGGAGATGATCCTTGAGAAGGAAAAGAACTTCAAGTTAAAGATGATATTGGAGACTATCAACTTCGTGTCTTCTGGTGCGACTACTGCTGCTTCAATTGTTTAA
- the LOC133699377 gene encoding serine/threonine-protein kinase BLUS1-like, whose translation MSASSSRAHKLTMLGYPGTEYEFRIMEQIGGGAHAKTHRAIREINSDHFAIKVISLDHYSEADSDAVRRETRAMILLSHPNLLASHCSFDVDDHNLWLVMPYMAAGSLQSMVSYAFSDGLPENCIAVVLKETLKGLSYLHRQCHLHTDIKAGDILLDHKDNELRSIKLEGSVMSVTIYNSSFEKSSSLSSSTRKRLTDVAGTPYWMAPEVVQDSDTGYSFKSDIWSFGITALELAHGGRPPFSHLPLSDSLKLKMKKRFGFYDHDYDYDYDEKRNEKLVKIFKSNPFSQEFKDMVASCLDQDPSRRPSADQLLEYPFFKNCHGVKFHSDVFFFTLPNVEERFKERKALHDGTPSQIGAGTETDSAGSAVKNRRISGWKFNESKLELEPGFYADADVKTVRFGGETIIDTDTNIGLSESPGGSGDLEGLVIDHAGANMSGIEGAVETSNPDTIELKDLVEIKGHAEGIIVRSRRGADVSQMVQKIENLMEELILEKENNFKLKMLLETINAVSSGVSTDAAAASAD comes from the coding sequence ATGTCAGCTTCATCATCCAGAGCTCACAAACTAACTATGCTTGGATACCCAGGGACAGAGTATGAATTCAGAATCATGGAACAGATTGGTGGTGGTGCTCATGCCAAAACCCACAGGGCTATCCGGGAAATAAACTCGGATCACTTCGCCATCAAAGTCATTTCTCTTGACCACTATTCTGAAGCCGACTCTGATGCTGTCAGACGTGAAACCCGTGCCATGATACTTCTTTCACACCCGAATCTTCTTGCCTCTCATTGTTCTTTTGATGTCGATGATCACAATCTTTGGCTGGTTATGCCTTACATGGCTGCTGGCTCTCTCCAATCCATGGTCTCTTATGCTTTCTCCGATGGCCTGCCAGAGAACTGCATTGCTGTGGTCTTAAAAGAAACCCTAAAGGGGTTGTCTTATCTTCATCGTCAATGCCATTTACACACAGATATCAAGGCAGGAGACATTCTTTTAGATCACAAAGATAATGAACTGCGCAGCATAAAACTTGAAGGCTCCGTTATGTCGGTCACGATTTACAACTCCAGCTTTGAGAAATCCTCCTCATTGTCTTCCTCAACAAGAAAGAGGTTAACTGATGTTGCAGGAACCCCATATTGGATGGCGCCGGAGGTTGTACAGGACTCTGATACAGGCTATAGTTTCAAGTCTGATATATGGTCTTTTGGTATTACTGCATTGGAGCTGGCCCATGGCGGGCGTCCTCCTTTCTCCCACCTTCCTCTTTCAGACTCTTTGAagttgaagatgaagaagaggtTTGGGTTCTATGACCATGATTACGATTACGATTATGATGAGAAGCGCAATGAGAAGCTCGTGAAAATATTCAAGAGCAACCCATTTTCTCAAGAGTTCAAAGATATGGTTGCTTCTTGTCTCGATCAAGACCCTTCAAGGAGGCCTTCTGCTGATCAGCTGTTAGAGTATCCTTTCTTCAAGAACTGCCACGGGGTCAAATTTCATTCCGACGTGTTCTTCTTTACGTTGCCTAATGTTGAAGAAAGATTCAAAGAACGCAAGGCTTTGCATGATGGGACACCAAGCCAGATTGGTGCTGGTACCGAAACTGACTCGGCGGGTTCAGCTGTGAAGAACAGAAGGATCAGTGGCTGGAAATTTAATGAGAGTAAACTCGAGCTGGAGCCAGGATTTTACGCCGACGCAGATGTGAAAACAGTTCGTTTTGGAGGTGAAACCATCATTGATACGGACACCAACATTGGGTTAAGTGAGTCGCCAGGCGGGTCAGGTGACTTGGAGGGATTAGTAATAGACCATGCTGGTGCAAACATGAGTGGAATAGAAGGAGCTGTTGAGACCTCTAATCCAGATACAATAGAGTTAAAGGATTTAGTGGAAATAAAGGGGCACGCAGAAGGTATCATTGTTCGGTCACGAAGGGGGGCTGATGTGTCACAGATGGTACAAAAAATAGAGAACCTGATGGAGGAGTTGATCCTTGAGAAGGAAAATAACTTCAAGTTAAAGATGCTACTGGAGACTATCAACGCTGTGTCTTCTGGTGTGTCTActgatgctgctgctgcttcagctgattaa
- the LOC133699490 gene encoding uncharacterized protein LOC133699490: protein MSRIGTLEEDLVELVRKVESMIVLKRREIDRKAQMAQKIENLMVELTLEKEKNFKLKMELETVREGTVEKGLAELKGQVESMNVLLRREADGKAQMVQKIENLMEEMILEKEKNFKLKMILETINFVSSGATTAASIV from the coding sequence ATGAGTAGAATAGGAACTCTTGAGGAGGATTTGGTGGAATTAGTGAGGAAAGTGGAAAGTATGATTGTTCTGAAACGAAGGGAGATTGATAGAAAGGCACAGATGGCGcaaaaaattgagaatttgaTGGTGGAGTTGACCCTTGAGAAGGAAAAGAACTTCAAGTTAAAGATGGAATTGGAGACTGTCAGAGAAGGAACTGTTGAGAAGGGTTTAGCGGAATTAAAGGGGCAAGTGGAGAGCATGAATGTTCTGTTACGAAGGGAGGCTGATGGAAAGGCACAGATGGTGCAAAAAATTGAGAATCTGATGGAGGAGATGATCCTTGAGAAGGAAAAGAACTTCAAGTTAAAGATGATATTGGAGACTATCAACTTCGTGTCTTCTGGTGCGACTACTGCTGCTTCAATTGTTTAA